A window of Solanum stenotomum isolate F172 chromosome 3, ASM1918654v1, whole genome shotgun sequence contains these coding sequences:
- the LOC125857667 gene encoding uncharacterized protein LOC125857667 isoform X2 has protein sequence MSKHKERSLNELYNVTFTLSKPKITPLLRGSHRMQGPFVEPICNFQTNTVSTEVNKESIPCSQNQSVGGRLVSGTCNVCSTPCSSCFPTSPSLMESKVDELSGETGINSLSFSVNDVSSSDKTRKCEIRQSSKIDSAIRTSSSSLSFSSNAEVKANARTSDVSSVTSDGAVLAKLKDPKSFEGLDDNMSCIGRGDEGNKLSSFSKTSEDKSSLQCSSTSSGRTINNQTSAGCVHVKVEADDGSPVDHSKQNESSGEEDNKAPTEATSSRNAHSTGDCLENNHSLLKNDVASEASDDRPADTCPEKNDQKNVGSPVSSDTKDALQSQQMDESEDSDIEELDVKVCDICGDAGREDLLAICCKCTDGAEHTYCMREMLQKVPEGDWMCEECKFDEEMKNRKEDKSVKFDGNGKSYPTGQKIAVGNTGLTIKTESKPPDFEGDIASDPKTPGKRRMDDTEVSSAAKKQALEPVLASPKTLSPNKLPALSRESSFKNSDKGKLKSANLISSGGLSVHDTPAWGSRLQTSRGTFSKSNSFSSLAAKRKVLLVDESFLPKQKLVRESTGLDAKESSTRSMSKSMSFRSISTSRNNVSESKVKMLSPRVFPAQDKAQMQTKERNQFERKNSFRSERSPGTSVPSRTDQRSAFRGDPSPLPSSSNICDLRTGQLDSKPMSLLKSSGAVARRTQDLSVHSGAPAANKISSSDQRPDQSSARDDSLPNSYIAERPTSNTGEGLLDGLPQPSESKNVGERIKESSGRRLKHTGTGTKSLFCQKCKGSGHLTDSCTVDGSELVASDVSAVKNSREAPNGTSNLKAAIEAAMLKKPGVCWKNRVVDQSDDLAVSNTNAETMTPDQLCGSSSRRMFSSNEDGHGVSLNSMTVSHKQEIGSLRQLSVLPAEALTGAGNLVPILLSDEKSSLVDLHRYSQAAMSILSKTAFPEHEYIWQGAFEVQKSGRSLDLCDGIQAHLSSCASPNVLDAVHKFPQKVLFNEVSRLSTWPIQFQEYGVKEDNIALFFFAQDIGSYERCYKILLENMIRNDTALKANLQGVELLIFPSNRLPEKSQRWNMMFFLWGVFRVKKVQATTGKPSLVPQDTPKLIMPFPENIHCLEPVDNVTSGNVSMDGEVTASKKSSCPLVNGNVDSKAAQVCKGDSADTKVEHLEPRSMSSVPASHMDFAPERRQFGIFQVVGDAGRECKVEVLSSSAPSANSQPSRSVDEAAGHMQEKTSVGSMEKGFCSTNGRKFEINLEDEYKDEEASETSGSAATEPTRKALNSDVSNHLKRPRSVETVMQSADSGVNRATRLFNDNDLLVEEAHHDKKLKTSVGGPYGNSEQTSCSSDDFLSRMRGSSYGPYLPDTGYDEALSKAPVPECSESAERYFFPVDPNPGNASSTPWQMHHPDNDRLSDRVPNLELALGGESNSRTRGIPPFLVGKVDKKIIQLQGGETQLLTQGIPPFLVGKVDKKIIQDQGGETHPPTPGIPPFLVGKVDKNIIQDQGGETHPPTPGIPSFLVGKVDKKVSQDHSSVGVKEVEDVSASLSLSLSFPFPEKEQQKGSISQTEQAIPETRRSNTPLLFFRGLGNK, from the exons ATGTCAAAGCataaagaaagaagtttgaatGAGTTATACAATGTGACTTTCACTCTTTCGAAACCGAAG ATTACCCCTCTGTTGAGAGGAAGCCATCGGATGCAAGGGCCGTTTGTTGAACCTATCTGTAACTTCCAGACGAATACG GTGTCAACTGAAGTCAATAAGGAATCTATCCCGTGTTCTCAGAATCAGAGTGTCGGTGGAAGATTAGTCTCTGGAACGTGTAACGTGTGCTCCACTCCTTGCTCTTCTTGTTTTCCTACTAGTCCAAGTCTCATGGAGTCAAAAGTTGATGAATTATCTGGAGAAACAGGTATAAATAGCTTAAGTTTCTCTGTCAATGATGTTTCGTCTTCTGATAAGACTAGAAAATGTGAAATTAGACAGAGTAGTAAAATAGACAGTGCAATCCGCACTAGTTCAAGTAGCTTATCTTTCTCTTCAAACGCTGAAGTTAAAGCAAATGCAAGGACTTCTGATGTTTCATCAGTTACTTCAGATGGTGCAGTGCTTGCGAAGTTGAAGGATCCCAAATCTTTTGAAGGCCTTGATGACAACATGTCATGTATCGGTAGAGGCGATGAAGGTAATAAATTATCCAGCTTCAGTAAGACGAGTGAAGACAAATCAAGTCTTCAGTGTTCTTCTACTTCCAGTGGGAGGACTATAAATAATCAAACTTCTGCTGGATGTGTACACGTGAAAGTTGAGGCTGATGATGGTAGTCCAGTTGACCATAGTAAGCAGAATGAAAGCAGTGGGGAAGAAGATAACAAGGCACCTACTGAGGCGACCTCATCAAGAAATGCACATAGTACAGGAGACTGTTTGGAAAATAACCATTCATTATTAAAGAATGACGTGGCATCTGAAGCTTCTGATGATCGACCTGCTGATACTTGTCCTGAGAAGAATGACCAAAAGAATGTTGGATCACCTGTTTCCTCTGATACAAAGGACGCCTTACAATCACAGCAAATGGATGAGAGTGAGGATTCTGACATTGAGGAGCTAGAT GTGAAAGTTTGTGATATATGTGGAGATGCTGGTCGGGAGGATTTACTTGCCATATGTTGTAAATGTACAGATGGTGCAGAACATAC TTATTGCATGCGagaaatgttacaaaaagtTCCAGAGGGTGATTGGATGTGCGAGGAATGCAAATTTGATGAGGAAATGAAAAATCGGAAAGAAGATAAATCAGTGAAGTTTGATGGAAATGGAAAAAGTTATCCTACTGGTCAAAAAATTGCTGTTGGCAATACAGGCCTTACCATAAAAACGGAATCAAAGCCTCCTGATTTTGAGGGTGACATAGCTTCTGACCCTAAAACTCCTGGCAAGAGGCGCATGGATGATACTGAAGTTTCTTCTGCAGCAAAGAAGCAGGCTCTTGAACCAGTTCTGGCATCACCAAAAACACTGAGTCCCAATAAACTTCCTGCCCTTTCTCGTGAAAGTTCATTTAAAAACTCAGATAAGGGGAAGTTGAAATCTGCTAATCTGATTTCTTCTGGAGGTCTTTCTGTTCATGATACTCCAGCTTGGGGGTCACGACTACAAACTTCTAGAg GTACCTTTTCGAAGTCTAATTCTTTCAGTTCCCTGGCTGCAAAACGAAAAGTGCTACTTGTAGATGAAAGTTTCCTCCCGAAGCAGAAATTGGTCAGAGAGTCCACTGGTCTTGATGCGAAAGAGAGTTCTACTCGATCAATGAGCAAATCTATGTCATTTAGATCGATAAGCACTAGCCGCAACAATGTCTCTGAATCAAAAGTTAAGATGTTATCCCCTAGGGTTTTCCCTGCTCAGGACAAAGCACAAATGCAGACAAAAGAACGAAATCAATTTGAAAGGAAGAATTCTTTTAGATCAGAGCGTTCTCCCGGTACTTCTGTTCCTTCTAGAACCGATCAAAGATCAGCATTTCGAGGTGATCCTTCACCACTTCCTTCCTCAAGTAATATCTGTGATTTGCGAACAGGTCAGCTTGACAGCAAACCTATGTCACTATTGAAATCTTCTGGTGCTGTTGCTCGTAGGACACAGGATTTATCTGTTCATTCAG GAGCTCCTGCTGCCAATAAAATTAGTAGCTCTGATCAGCGACCTGACCAGAGTAGTGCAAGAGATGATTCTTTGCCAAACTCTTATATTGCTGAGAGACCAACATCTAACACTGGTGAGGGTCTGTTGGATGGACTGCCCCAGCCAAGTGAATCAAAAAATGTTGGTGAGAGAATAAAGGAGAGTTCTGGGAGACGCTTAAAACACACTGGAACTGGTACTAAGTCACTCTTCTGCCAGAAGTGTAAAGGAAGCGGTCACTTGACAGATAGTTGCACTGTTGATGGGTCTGAATTAGTCGCTTCTGATGTTTCTGCTGTAAAAAATTCTAGAGAGGCCCCAAATGGCACCAGCAATCTTAAAGCTGCAATTGAGGCGGCTATGCTAAAGAAGCCTGGAGTATGCTGGAAGAATAGGGTTGTTGATCAATCTGATGATTTAGCTGTGTCAAACACAAATGCTGAAACAATGACTCCGGATCAATTATGTGGTTCAAGTAGCAGAAGAATGTTTTCTTCCAACGAGGATGGCCATGGGGTGTCATTGAACTCTATGACTGTCTCTCATAAACAGGAAATCGGTAGCTTGAGGCAGCTATCAGTGCTTCCTGCTGAAGCCCTTACCGGAGCAGGAAATCTGGTGCCTATTCTTCTGTCTGATGAAAAATCTTCACTTGTTGATTTACATAGATATTCACAAGCGGCAATGTCAATACTTTCGAAGACAGCATTTCCAGAGCATGAATATATATGGCA GGGTGCTTTTGAGGTTCAGAAGAGTGGAAGAAGTCTTGACCTATGTGATGGAATTCAGGCTCATTTATCAAGTTGTGCATCACCCAACGTTCTTGACGCAGTACACAAATTTCCTCAAAAGGTCCTCTTTAATGAGGTATCACGATTGAGCACTTGGCCAATACAATTTCAGGAGTATGGTGTTAAAGAAGATAATATTGCACTGTTCTTTTTTGCTCAAGATATTGGAAG CTATGAGAGGTGCTACAAAATTTTGCTGGAGAATATGATTAGGAATGACACGGCTCTCAAAGCGAATCTTCAAGGTGTTGAACTTCTGATATTCCCATCTAACAGACTTCCTGAAAAATCTCAAC GGTGGAATATGATGTTCTTCCTATGGGGTGTCTTTAGAGTAAAGAAGGTGCAGGCAACAACTGGAAAGCCATCTCTTGTACCCCAAGATACTCCAAAATTAATCATGCCTTTTCCAGAGAATATACATTGCCTCGAACCTGTAGACAATGTTACAAGTGGTAATGTTTCCATGGATGGTGAGGTAACTGCTTCAAAGAAGTCTAGCTGTCCATTAGTTAATGGAAATGTTGATTCTAAAGCGGCCCAAGTATGCAAAGGTGACTCTGCAGACACAAAGGTGGAGCATCTGGAGCCTAGGTCCATGTCTTCTGTACCGGCCAGCCACATGGATTTTGCCCCAGAGAGGAGACAGTTTGGCATTTTCCAG GTGGTTGGAGATGCTGGACGTGAATGCAAAGTGGAAGTGCTAAGTAGTTCTGCACCATCTGCCAATTCTCAGCCATCCCGCTCTGTTGATGAAGCTGCAGGTCATATGCAGGAGAAAACTTCTGTGGGCAGCATGGAGAAAGGCTTCTGTAGCACAAATGGTAGGAAATTTGAGATAAATCTGGAAGATGAATATAAAGATGAAGAGGCATCTGAAACGAGTGGAAGTGCAGCTACGGAACCGACACGGAAGGCGCTCAATAGTGATGTGTCAAACCACCTGAAACGTCCCCGTTCAGTGGAGACCGTGATGCAATCTGCTGACTCTGGAGTTAATCGAGCAACTCGACTTTTTAATGATAATGACCTTCTAGTTGAAGAGGCACACCATGACAAAAAATTGAAGACTAGTGTTGGTGGACCTTATGGTAATAGCGAGCAAACTAGTTGTTCCAGTGATGATTTTTTGTCACGGATGCGTGGTTCCTCTTATGGACCCTACCTTCCGGATACTGGGTATGATGAAGCTCTGAGTAAAGCACCTGTTCCGGAGTGCTCAGAGAGTGCTGAAAGATATTTCTTCCCTGTTGATCCAAATCCTGGTAATGCTAGCTCGACGCCTTGGCAAATGCATCATCCAGACAATGATCGGCTTAGTGATAGAGTCCCGAATCTTGAGCTAGCATTAGGTGGTGAGTCAAATTCACGGACTCGGGGAATCCCACCCTTTTTAGTTGGGAAAGTAGACAAGAAAATCATTCAGCTCCAAGGTGGTGAGACACAATTGCTGACTCAGGGAATCCCACCCTTTTTAGTTGGGAAAGTAGACAAGAAAATCATTCAGGACCAGGGTGGTGAGACACATCCACCAACTCCGGGAATCCCACCCTTTTTAGTTGGGAAAGTAGACAAGAATATCATTCAGGACCAGGGTGGTGAGACACATCCGCCAACTCCAGGAATCCCATCGTTTTTAGTTGGGAAAGTAGACAAGAAAGTCAGTCAGGACCATTCTTCAGTTGGAGTGAAGGAGGTAGAGGATGTCTCTGCTTCTCTCTCCCTTTCTCTTTCATTTCCTTTCCCGGAAAAGGAACAACAGAAAGGTTCTATTTCACAAACTGAGCAAGCAATACCTGAAACAAGACGCAGTAATACACCTCTCCTCTTCTTTAGGGGACTCGGCAACAAGTAG
- the LOC125857667 gene encoding uncharacterized protein LOC125857667 isoform X1 codes for MSKHKERSLNELYNVTFTLSKPKITPLLRGSHRMQGPFVEPICNFQTNTVSTEVNKESIPCSQNQSVGGRLVSGTCNVCSTPCSSCFPTSPSLMESKVDELSGETGINSLSFSVNDVSSSDKTRKCEIRQSSKIDSAIRTSSSSLSFSSNAEVKANARTSDVSSVTSDGAVLAKLKDPKSFEGLDDNMSCIGRGDEGNKLSSFSKTSEDKSSLQCSSTSSGRTINNQTSAGCVHVKVEADDGSPVDHSKQNESSGEEDNKAPTEATSSRNAHSTGDCLENNHSLLKNDVASEASDDRPADTCPEKNDQKNVGSPVSSDTKDALQSQQMDESEDSDIEELDVKVCDICGDAGREDLLAICCKCTDGAEHTYCMREMLQKVPEGDWMCEECKFDEEMKNRKEDKSVKFDGNGKSYPTGQKIAVGNTGLTIKTESKPPDFEGDIASDPKTPGKRRMDDTEVSSAAKKQALEPVLASPKTLSPNKLPALSRESSFKNSDKGKLKSANLISSGGLSVHDTPAWGSRLQTSRGTFSKSNSFSSLAAKRKVLLVDESFLPKQKLVRESTGLDAKESSTRSMSKSMSFRSISTSRNNVSESKVKMLSPRVFPAQDKAQMQTKERNQFERKNSFRSERSPGTSVPSRTDQRSAFRGDPSPLPSSSNICDLRTGQLDSKPMSLLKSSGAVARRTQDLSVHSDEAKKQASHTSISTGAPAANKISSSDQRPDQSSARDDSLPNSYIAERPTSNTGEGLLDGLPQPSESKNVGERIKESSGRRLKHTGTGTKSLFCQKCKGSGHLTDSCTVDGSELVASDVSAVKNSREAPNGTSNLKAAIEAAMLKKPGVCWKNRVVDQSDDLAVSNTNAETMTPDQLCGSSSRRMFSSNEDGHGVSLNSMTVSHKQEIGSLRQLSVLPAEALTGAGNLVPILLSDEKSSLVDLHRYSQAAMSILSKTAFPEHEYIWQGAFEVQKSGRSLDLCDGIQAHLSSCASPNVLDAVHKFPQKVLFNEVSRLSTWPIQFQEYGVKEDNIALFFFAQDIGSYERCYKILLENMIRNDTALKANLQGVELLIFPSNRLPEKSQRWNMMFFLWGVFRVKKVQATTGKPSLVPQDTPKLIMPFPENIHCLEPVDNVTSGNVSMDGEVTASKKSSCPLVNGNVDSKAAQVCKGDSADTKVEHLEPRSMSSVPASHMDFAPERRQFGIFQVVGDAGRECKVEVLSSSAPSANSQPSRSVDEAAGHMQEKTSVGSMEKGFCSTNGRKFEINLEDEYKDEEASETSGSAATEPTRKALNSDVSNHLKRPRSVETVMQSADSGVNRATRLFNDNDLLVEEAHHDKKLKTSVGGPYGNSEQTSCSSDDFLSRMRGSSYGPYLPDTGYDEALSKAPVPECSESAERYFFPVDPNPGNASSTPWQMHHPDNDRLSDRVPNLELALGGESNSRTRGIPPFLVGKVDKKIIQLQGGETQLLTQGIPPFLVGKVDKKIIQDQGGETHPPTPGIPPFLVGKVDKNIIQDQGGETHPPTPGIPSFLVGKVDKKVSQDHSSVGVKEVEDVSASLSLSLSFPFPEKEQQKGSISQTEQAIPETRRSNTPLLFFRGLGNK; via the exons ATGTCAAAGCataaagaaagaagtttgaatGAGTTATACAATGTGACTTTCACTCTTTCGAAACCGAAG ATTACCCCTCTGTTGAGAGGAAGCCATCGGATGCAAGGGCCGTTTGTTGAACCTATCTGTAACTTCCAGACGAATACG GTGTCAACTGAAGTCAATAAGGAATCTATCCCGTGTTCTCAGAATCAGAGTGTCGGTGGAAGATTAGTCTCTGGAACGTGTAACGTGTGCTCCACTCCTTGCTCTTCTTGTTTTCCTACTAGTCCAAGTCTCATGGAGTCAAAAGTTGATGAATTATCTGGAGAAACAGGTATAAATAGCTTAAGTTTCTCTGTCAATGATGTTTCGTCTTCTGATAAGACTAGAAAATGTGAAATTAGACAGAGTAGTAAAATAGACAGTGCAATCCGCACTAGTTCAAGTAGCTTATCTTTCTCTTCAAACGCTGAAGTTAAAGCAAATGCAAGGACTTCTGATGTTTCATCAGTTACTTCAGATGGTGCAGTGCTTGCGAAGTTGAAGGATCCCAAATCTTTTGAAGGCCTTGATGACAACATGTCATGTATCGGTAGAGGCGATGAAGGTAATAAATTATCCAGCTTCAGTAAGACGAGTGAAGACAAATCAAGTCTTCAGTGTTCTTCTACTTCCAGTGGGAGGACTATAAATAATCAAACTTCTGCTGGATGTGTACACGTGAAAGTTGAGGCTGATGATGGTAGTCCAGTTGACCATAGTAAGCAGAATGAAAGCAGTGGGGAAGAAGATAACAAGGCACCTACTGAGGCGACCTCATCAAGAAATGCACATAGTACAGGAGACTGTTTGGAAAATAACCATTCATTATTAAAGAATGACGTGGCATCTGAAGCTTCTGATGATCGACCTGCTGATACTTGTCCTGAGAAGAATGACCAAAAGAATGTTGGATCACCTGTTTCCTCTGATACAAAGGACGCCTTACAATCACAGCAAATGGATGAGAGTGAGGATTCTGACATTGAGGAGCTAGAT GTGAAAGTTTGTGATATATGTGGAGATGCTGGTCGGGAGGATTTACTTGCCATATGTTGTAAATGTACAGATGGTGCAGAACATAC TTATTGCATGCGagaaatgttacaaaaagtTCCAGAGGGTGATTGGATGTGCGAGGAATGCAAATTTGATGAGGAAATGAAAAATCGGAAAGAAGATAAATCAGTGAAGTTTGATGGAAATGGAAAAAGTTATCCTACTGGTCAAAAAATTGCTGTTGGCAATACAGGCCTTACCATAAAAACGGAATCAAAGCCTCCTGATTTTGAGGGTGACATAGCTTCTGACCCTAAAACTCCTGGCAAGAGGCGCATGGATGATACTGAAGTTTCTTCTGCAGCAAAGAAGCAGGCTCTTGAACCAGTTCTGGCATCACCAAAAACACTGAGTCCCAATAAACTTCCTGCCCTTTCTCGTGAAAGTTCATTTAAAAACTCAGATAAGGGGAAGTTGAAATCTGCTAATCTGATTTCTTCTGGAGGTCTTTCTGTTCATGATACTCCAGCTTGGGGGTCACGACTACAAACTTCTAGAg GTACCTTTTCGAAGTCTAATTCTTTCAGTTCCCTGGCTGCAAAACGAAAAGTGCTACTTGTAGATGAAAGTTTCCTCCCGAAGCAGAAATTGGTCAGAGAGTCCACTGGTCTTGATGCGAAAGAGAGTTCTACTCGATCAATGAGCAAATCTATGTCATTTAGATCGATAAGCACTAGCCGCAACAATGTCTCTGAATCAAAAGTTAAGATGTTATCCCCTAGGGTTTTCCCTGCTCAGGACAAAGCACAAATGCAGACAAAAGAACGAAATCAATTTGAAAGGAAGAATTCTTTTAGATCAGAGCGTTCTCCCGGTACTTCTGTTCCTTCTAGAACCGATCAAAGATCAGCATTTCGAGGTGATCCTTCACCACTTCCTTCCTCAAGTAATATCTGTGATTTGCGAACAGGTCAGCTTGACAGCAAACCTATGTCACTATTGAAATCTTCTGGTGCTGTTGCTCGTAGGACACAGGATTTATCTGTTCATTCAG ATGAAGCTAAGAAGCAGGCATCTCACACATCCATCTCTACAGGAGCTCCTGCTGCCAATAAAATTAGTAGCTCTGATCAGCGACCTGACCAGAGTAGTGCAAGAGATGATTCTTTGCCAAACTCTTATATTGCTGAGAGACCAACATCTAACACTGGTGAGGGTCTGTTGGATGGACTGCCCCAGCCAAGTGAATCAAAAAATGTTGGTGAGAGAATAAAGGAGAGTTCTGGGAGACGCTTAAAACACACTGGAACTGGTACTAAGTCACTCTTCTGCCAGAAGTGTAAAGGAAGCGGTCACTTGACAGATAGTTGCACTGTTGATGGGTCTGAATTAGTCGCTTCTGATGTTTCTGCTGTAAAAAATTCTAGAGAGGCCCCAAATGGCACCAGCAATCTTAAAGCTGCAATTGAGGCGGCTATGCTAAAGAAGCCTGGAGTATGCTGGAAGAATAGGGTTGTTGATCAATCTGATGATTTAGCTGTGTCAAACACAAATGCTGAAACAATGACTCCGGATCAATTATGTGGTTCAAGTAGCAGAAGAATGTTTTCTTCCAACGAGGATGGCCATGGGGTGTCATTGAACTCTATGACTGTCTCTCATAAACAGGAAATCGGTAGCTTGAGGCAGCTATCAGTGCTTCCTGCTGAAGCCCTTACCGGAGCAGGAAATCTGGTGCCTATTCTTCTGTCTGATGAAAAATCTTCACTTGTTGATTTACATAGATATTCACAAGCGGCAATGTCAATACTTTCGAAGACAGCATTTCCAGAGCATGAATATATATGGCA GGGTGCTTTTGAGGTTCAGAAGAGTGGAAGAAGTCTTGACCTATGTGATGGAATTCAGGCTCATTTATCAAGTTGTGCATCACCCAACGTTCTTGACGCAGTACACAAATTTCCTCAAAAGGTCCTCTTTAATGAGGTATCACGATTGAGCACTTGGCCAATACAATTTCAGGAGTATGGTGTTAAAGAAGATAATATTGCACTGTTCTTTTTTGCTCAAGATATTGGAAG CTATGAGAGGTGCTACAAAATTTTGCTGGAGAATATGATTAGGAATGACACGGCTCTCAAAGCGAATCTTCAAGGTGTTGAACTTCTGATATTCCCATCTAACAGACTTCCTGAAAAATCTCAAC GGTGGAATATGATGTTCTTCCTATGGGGTGTCTTTAGAGTAAAGAAGGTGCAGGCAACAACTGGAAAGCCATCTCTTGTACCCCAAGATACTCCAAAATTAATCATGCCTTTTCCAGAGAATATACATTGCCTCGAACCTGTAGACAATGTTACAAGTGGTAATGTTTCCATGGATGGTGAGGTAACTGCTTCAAAGAAGTCTAGCTGTCCATTAGTTAATGGAAATGTTGATTCTAAAGCGGCCCAAGTATGCAAAGGTGACTCTGCAGACACAAAGGTGGAGCATCTGGAGCCTAGGTCCATGTCTTCTGTACCGGCCAGCCACATGGATTTTGCCCCAGAGAGGAGACAGTTTGGCATTTTCCAG GTGGTTGGAGATGCTGGACGTGAATGCAAAGTGGAAGTGCTAAGTAGTTCTGCACCATCTGCCAATTCTCAGCCATCCCGCTCTGTTGATGAAGCTGCAGGTCATATGCAGGAGAAAACTTCTGTGGGCAGCATGGAGAAAGGCTTCTGTAGCACAAATGGTAGGAAATTTGAGATAAATCTGGAAGATGAATATAAAGATGAAGAGGCATCTGAAACGAGTGGAAGTGCAGCTACGGAACCGACACGGAAGGCGCTCAATAGTGATGTGTCAAACCACCTGAAACGTCCCCGTTCAGTGGAGACCGTGATGCAATCTGCTGACTCTGGAGTTAATCGAGCAACTCGACTTTTTAATGATAATGACCTTCTAGTTGAAGAGGCACACCATGACAAAAAATTGAAGACTAGTGTTGGTGGACCTTATGGTAATAGCGAGCAAACTAGTTGTTCCAGTGATGATTTTTTGTCACGGATGCGTGGTTCCTCTTATGGACCCTACCTTCCGGATACTGGGTATGATGAAGCTCTGAGTAAAGCACCTGTTCCGGAGTGCTCAGAGAGTGCTGAAAGATATTTCTTCCCTGTTGATCCAAATCCTGGTAATGCTAGCTCGACGCCTTGGCAAATGCATCATCCAGACAATGATCGGCTTAGTGATAGAGTCCCGAATCTTGAGCTAGCATTAGGTGGTGAGTCAAATTCACGGACTCGGGGAATCCCACCCTTTTTAGTTGGGAAAGTAGACAAGAAAATCATTCAGCTCCAAGGTGGTGAGACACAATTGCTGACTCAGGGAATCCCACCCTTTTTAGTTGGGAAAGTAGACAAGAAAATCATTCAGGACCAGGGTGGTGAGACACATCCACCAACTCCGGGAATCCCACCCTTTTTAGTTGGGAAAGTAGACAAGAATATCATTCAGGACCAGGGTGGTGAGACACATCCGCCAACTCCAGGAATCCCATCGTTTTTAGTTGGGAAAGTAGACAAGAAAGTCAGTCAGGACCATTCTTCAGTTGGAGTGAAGGAGGTAGAGGATGTCTCTGCTTCTCTCTCCCTTTCTCTTTCATTTCCTTTCCCGGAAAAGGAACAACAGAAAGGTTCTATTTCACAAACTGAGCAAGCAATACCTGAAACAAGACGCAGTAATACACCTCTCCTCTTCTTTAGGGGACTCGGCAACAAGTAG